A DNA window from Thermosynechococcaceae cyanobacterium Okahandja contains the following coding sequences:
- a CDS encoding glycosyltransferase family 4 protein yields MKILFLTKYDRRGASSRYRYFQYYQGLEKAGFTCYTAALFNQNYVTHLYQNSFVKYLDALQAFFRRLLILRKLNQFDILVIEKEIFPYLPMVFEGFIKNLDFPIIIDYDDALFHQYDHHRYKIIRKLLGSKIASVMRCADLVTVGNSYLAEYALKAGAQWVEILPTIIDLDKYRSIKQHTNTNVVKIAWIGTPKTEHYLQEVAPALAHVATKYPIELYVIGGRSTRIRDVTVNIRPWTEETEVSELLKCDIGIMPLPDEPWERGKCGLKLIQYMACGLPVIASPVGVNSEIIDHGINGFLASNVTDWVTAFEALSKDVELRSKMGQAGRWQVEEHYCLQVTTPQFIHLLELLIANQNKLC; encoded by the coding sequence ATGAAAATCTTATTTCTCACAAAGTACGATCGTCGCGGAGCTAGCAGCCGTTACCGATATTTTCAGTATTATCAAGGGCTTGAAAAAGCTGGTTTTACATGTTATACAGCGGCACTATTTAATCAAAATTATGTTACTCATCTATATCAAAATAGTTTTGTAAAATACCTAGATGCCTTACAAGCATTTTTTAGGCGCCTATTAATATTAAGGAAATTAAATCAATTTGACATTCTTGTAATTGAGAAAGAGATATTTCCTTATCTTCCCATGGTTTTTGAAGGATTCATTAAGAATCTTGATTTTCCTATAATTATTGACTATGATGATGCTCTGTTTCATCAATATGATCATCATAGATATAAAATTATCAGAAAGTTACTTGGCTCTAAAATTGCCTCTGTTATGAGGTGCGCAGATTTGGTAACAGTTGGTAATTCTTATCTGGCTGAATATGCGTTGAAAGCAGGTGCACAATGGGTTGAAATTCTCCCAACTATCATTGATTTGGACAAATATAGGAGCATCAAACAACATACCAACACTAACGTAGTGAAAATTGCTTGGATCGGAACTCCAAAAACAGAACATTACCTTCAGGAAGTTGCTCCAGCTTTAGCACACGTAGCAACGAAATATCCGATTGAGTTGTATGTAATTGGTGGTCGTTCAACCAGAATTCGTGATGTTACTGTTAATATACGCCCTTGGACAGAAGAAACAGAAGTCAGTGAACTTCTAAAATGTGATATTGGTATTATGCCTTTACCTGATGAACCATGGGAACGTGGTAAATGTGGCCTAAAACTCATTCAGTATATGGCTTGTGGATTGCCTGTTATTGCGTCACCAGTAGGTGTCAATAGTGAAATTATTGATCATGGTATTAATGGATTTCTTGCATCAAATGTAACAGATTGGGTTACTGCTTTTGAAGCTTTATCTAAAGATGTGGAGTTGCGCTCAAAAATGGGTCAAGCAGGTCGTTGGCAAGTAGAAGAGCACTATTGTCTTCAAGTTACTACTCCCCAATTTATTCATTTGCTAGAATTATTAATAGCTAACCAAAATAAGTTATGTTGA
- a CDS encoding glycosyltransferase: MSSKVLYITYDGLLEPLGQSQVLRYLEQLSSSYKVYILSFEKSYDWKNDKERNYLQEHINSKQIYWIPLKYHKSPTALATSFDIFQGFLTAFLLVIFKRIKIIHARSYVPSTIALVLKKILGIKFIFDMRGFWADERVDGSLWSKDSYLYLVAKWFEKQFLINADSIISLTKVAIHEIRSYSFADKIKSEFYCIPTCVDLTTFHVSKNNAPCAEMITLGYIGSVSSWYLFEEVLVFFDAFKKQLSQTNFIILTRSDHDLVKNYIKKLDLEYLPIKILEVPHSQVPKIIRQMNIGIFFRKPAYSNLACSPTRLGEFLACGIPCIVNDGVGDMTEIIRTEKVGVVLRCFDDLSILKAIDGILDLLNDKELSKRCRYTAEKYFSLKEGVEKYKKIYSQLENKA; the protein is encoded by the coding sequence ATGAGTAGCAAAGTTCTCTATATTACTTATGATGGACTCTTGGAGCCGTTAGGGCAGTCTCAAGTTTTACGGTATCTTGAGCAACTCAGTAGCTCGTATAAGGTTTATATTCTTAGTTTTGAAAAAAGTTATGATTGGAAAAATGATAAAGAGCGAAATTATTTACAAGAACACATAAACTCAAAGCAAATTTATTGGATACCATTGAAATATCATAAATCCCCTACTGCTTTAGCTACTAGTTTTGATATTTTTCAAGGCTTTCTTACTGCTTTTCTTTTGGTTATTTTCAAGCGTATTAAGATCATTCATGCTAGAAGCTATGTACCTTCAACTATTGCACTAGTTCTGAAAAAAATATTAGGTATAAAATTTATTTTTGATATGCGTGGCTTTTGGGCTGATGAGCGTGTTGATGGTAGCCTTTGGTCAAAAGATAGCTATTTATATTTAGTGGCAAAATGGTTTGAAAAACAATTTCTTATCAATGCTGATTCAATTATTTCTCTAACGAAAGTGGCAATCCATGAAATTAGAAGCTATTCTTTTGCCGACAAGATAAAATCAGAATTCTATTGCATTCCAACATGTGTAGATTTGACTACTTTCCATGTAAGCAAAAATAATGCTCCCTGTGCAGAGATGATTACACTTGGTTATATTGGTTCTGTGAGCAGTTGGTATCTCTTTGAAGAAGTATTAGTCTTTTTTGATGCTTTTAAAAAACAATTATCTCAAACTAATTTTATTATCCTGACTCGTAGTGATCATGATTTAGTTAAGAATTATATAAAAAAATTAGATTTGGAGTATCTCCCAATTAAGATTTTAGAAGTTCCTCACTCTCAAGTACCTAAAATAATTAGGCAAATGAACATCGGCATTTTTTTTAGAAAACCAGCCTACTCGAATCTTGCCTGTTCGCCGACACGCCTTGGTGAGTTTCTTGCTTGTGGAATTCCCTGTATAGTTAATGATGGAGTTGGTGATATGACAGAAATCATAAGAACTGAAAAAGTAGGGGTAGTCCTTAGGTGCTTTGATGATCTATCAATACTTAAAGCTATAGATGGTATACTTGACTTATTAAATGATAAAGAATTGAGTAAACGGTGTCGATATACAGCAGAAAAATATTTTTCACTTAAAGAAGGAGTTGAAAAATATAAAAAAATCTACTCTCAACTTGAAAATAAAGCATGA
- a CDS encoding polysaccharide biosynthesis tyrosine autokinase codes for MSDPDPISVSLLQPITADKITIGEFLAGLKRRWKAGAIAGIVTAVAYLGYYHLFLRGYQHTIYLQVEAIKPLGGRTGASLDSIRSLIQSVPSLPLLSGESAGDTTTLVQILNSDLVLRPLYEKFLEKNPDLDPSNYTYESFRQSIQIDGVSRSRLVNDISSSKVIQITVAANNKNKVRDVLDLIADELNQFNEAEKQDRVFQNLRYVNQEIQKTLNQIDDLEDQLNQFRSENQVLRPDTVGGFGSGGVVVGGAGGSDADTYRIQLSTLLQAKSENDTKLEFTRQSFESLSQQLQMSPTEALVASNLSSSQNYTKLVEKLTDTQEQLAEEMGRLQSNSPIVRSLQEQRRLLLAQLKREAAQIAQRSRVPNPETLIGYESTVSEGLIGKYVEAKVEMESLERMDAELSRQIDAVRSELERITRLANPYRKIEQRMAAAQQSLQLLLQTRQSLQLQIAQQDFTWRLLSDIDNTEQYTTTMPLLLALAVALILGGGTGVALALVLELLDARFLEVDQVRQNTRVPIVGQVPLASEFDQYSFNRLEAPLTLWGLQHHLAGATPTFKESFYFLLSHLEQLGLQRSLAITSAQAGEGRSTIAAYIALAAAAVGKRVLLVDANLRQPGLHQTLGIANTSGLAELLSGALPLPEWSSLLASHAERLWVLTAGQPQQEPMSLLSAAYWHTLLHTAQAAFDLVIVDTAPMGTFAETNRLLASVDQALFVVRLGKTKQEAFAKALKEYDLGLQDKVLGIVVNGTTTPRALGAEILPPLPIKTEALGMH; via the coding sequence ATGAGTGATCCTGATCCTATCTCAGTAAGCCTCCTACAACCAATCACTGCCGATAAAATTACCATTGGTGAATTTCTGGCAGGCCTTAAGCGACGCTGGAAAGCTGGGGCGATCGCTGGCATAGTCACTGCAGTGGCATATTTAGGCTACTACCATCTATTTTTAAGAGGTTATCAACACACAATTTATCTACAGGTAGAGGCAATCAAACCCCTAGGGGGCAGAACTGGTGCCAGTTTAGATTCTATTCGTAGCCTTATCCAATCAGTGCCAAGCCTACCACTCCTCTCAGGAGAATCAGCCGGCGATACTACTACCTTGGTGCAGATTCTAAATAGTGATTTAGTGCTCAGGCCTCTTTATGAAAAGTTTTTAGAGAAAAATCCTGACCTAGATCCTAGCAATTACACCTATGAGTCCTTTCGTCAAAGTATTCAGATTGATGGAGTCAGCAGGTCTCGTCTAGTTAATGATATTTCGAGTTCCAAAGTTATTCAAATCACTGTTGCAGCAAATAACAAAAATAAAGTAAGAGATGTTCTGGATTTAATTGCGGACGAACTGAATCAATTTAATGAAGCAGAAAAGCAGGATCGAGTCTTTCAGAATCTACGCTATGTTAACCAAGAAATTCAGAAGACTCTAAACCAAATTGATGATCTCGAAGATCAACTAAATCAATTTCGATCTGAAAATCAAGTGCTTCGTCCTGATACTGTTGGGGGGTTTGGTTCAGGTGGAGTAGTTGTTGGAGGAGCTGGTGGTAGTGATGCCGATACTTATCGAATACAACTGTCAACACTATTGCAAGCCAAAAGCGAAAATGATACCAAGTTAGAATTCACACGCCAATCATTTGAGTCTTTAAGTCAGCAATTACAAATGTCGCCTACTGAAGCTCTAGTCGCTTCTAACTTAAGTTCATCACAAAACTACACTAAATTGGTTGAAAAGCTTACTGATACTCAAGAACAGCTAGCTGAGGAGATGGGGCGTTTACAATCCAATTCACCGATTGTGCGCAGTTTGCAAGAGCAGCGGCGTTTATTGCTAGCACAACTAAAACGAGAAGCAGCACAAATTGCCCAGCGAAGTCGAGTTCCTAATCCTGAAACCTTAATTGGCTATGAAAGTACTGTGTCCGAAGGCCTGATTGGCAAATATGTTGAAGCTAAGGTTGAGATGGAGTCTTTAGAGCGAATGGATGCCGAACTGTCGCGGCAAATTGATGCCGTGCGCTCAGAGCTAGAACGCATTACGCGGCTGGCGAATCCCTATCGCAAAATTGAGCAACGAATGGCAGCGGCACAGCAATCCCTGCAACTGTTACTACAAACCCGCCAATCACTACAATTGCAAATTGCCCAGCAGGATTTCACATGGCGGTTGCTCTCGGATATTGATAATACGGAGCAATACACCACAACAATGCCTCTGCTGCTTGCCTTGGCTGTGGCTCTTATTTTAGGGGGAGGAACAGGTGTTGCGTTAGCCCTTGTTCTAGAGTTGCTGGATGCTCGCTTCTTAGAGGTTGACCAAGTGCGCCAAAACACCCGCGTGCCGATTGTGGGTCAGGTGCCGCTGGCAAGTGAGTTTGATCAATACTCGTTTAATCGTCTGGAAGCTCCTCTTACCCTTTGGGGGCTGCAACATCACCTTGCGGGGGCAACACCCACCTTCAAGGAAAGTTTTTACTTTCTCCTCAGTCATCTTGAGCAACTGGGTTTACAGCGTAGCCTTGCCATTACTTCAGCGCAAGCGGGTGAAGGGCGTAGTACGATTGCCGCCTATATAGCGCTGGCCGCTGCTGCTGTCGGGAAGCGGGTGTTACTCGTTGATGCCAATTTACGACAGCCGGGTCTGCACCAAACATTGGGTATTGCGAACACATCCGGTTTGGCTGAACTCTTGAGTGGCGCATTACCCTTGCCCGAATGGTCTAGTCTTTTAGCGAGCCATGCTGAGAGACTGTGGGTACTAACGGCAGGGCAACCGCAACAGGAACCCATGTCCTTACTCAGTGCGGCTTACTGGCATACGCTTCTGCACACGGCTCAAGCGGCCTTTGATCTGGTGATTGTTGACACCGCACCCATGGGAACGTTTGCTGAAACCAATCGACTCTTGGCGAGTGTGGATCAGGCGTTATTTGTGGTTCGCCTTGGCAAAACCAAGCAGGAGGCCTTTGCCAAAGCACTCAAGGAATACGATCTTGGCCTACAGGATAAAGTTCTAGGTATTGTGGTCAATGGGACGACTACACCTCGGGCACTTGGGGCAGAAATTTTGCCACCTCTACCAATAAAGACAGAAGCATTGGGAATGCATTAG
- a CDS encoding class I SAM-dependent methyltransferase, giving the protein MFDWSRLPPNSIGADIGCGSGRWAQIVAPRVGHLLLIDVSAEALEVAKANLHGMPNVSFYKASVGSLPICDNSLDFAYCLGVIHHVPDTAAAIKSIAVKLKKGAPFLVYLYYRFDNRGWVYHILWRLSDLVRRLVSRLPYGWRYIVSQLIAIFVYWPLSRMAGLMERLGRCPNDWPLAYYRDKPFYMLRTDALDRFGTRLEKRFTQEEIRSMMASAGFVDIKFSDHAPYWCAVGIKD; this is encoded by the coding sequence TTGTTTGATTGGTCTAGATTACCTCCTAATTCTATTGGTGCAGATATTGGTTGTGGCAGTGGCCGCTGGGCGCAAATTGTTGCACCAAGAGTTGGACATCTTCTGTTGATTGATGTTAGTGCTGAAGCACTTGAAGTTGCGAAAGCAAATCTACACGGCATGCCAAACGTTAGCTTTTATAAGGCATCAGTTGGGTCACTTCCTATATGCGATAATTCTTTGGACTTTGCTTACTGTCTAGGGGTTATTCATCATGTACCGGACACTGCTGCGGCAATCAAATCCATTGCAGTAAAGTTGAAGAAGGGAGCACCATTTTTAGTTTACCTATATTATCGATTTGATAATCGAGGCTGGGTTTACCACATTCTTTGGAGATTGAGTGATCTGGTTCGTCGCCTTGTATCTCGATTGCCTTATGGCTGGCGTTACATTGTTAGTCAATTAATTGCAATATTTGTCTATTGGCCACTATCGAGAATGGCAGGATTGATGGAACGCTTAGGAAGGTGCCCTAATGACTGGCCACTTGCTTATTATCGCGACAAGCCTTTTTATATGCTAAGAACTGATGCTTTGGATAGGTTTGGTACGCGGTTGGAAAAGCGTTTTACGCAAGAGGAAATACGTTCTATGATGGCAAGTGCAGGCTTTGTAGATATTAAATTCTCTGATCATGCACCATATTGGTGTGCGGTTGGCATAAAGGACTGA
- a CDS encoding glycosyltransferase: MVDITIITFDLRCGGLERAFLDLAIQFIKKKYKVEFLVMQKFGSLLDEAEKICKIYSLDIKKIRYIRKPLASYLSSRKPKIVLVGMWPLTILVPMIVKINNYSNRLKTRVLISEQVMLSIKGDDWRKPYFMHSFIMRATMFLGYRLSDYRVATSYGVLSDIASLSCLSKSKFNVIYNPLRKLPMPTNKELEIVNNLWKSPFGNRILCVARLKRQKNHKLLLDAFYILFNQNLPNLSLMIVGEGELQNELTDYCNNLGISEKVTFAGLCINPAPFYCTANLFALSSDFEGFGNVLIEALSMGLPVVSTDCPSGPREILSDGKYGKLVPVGNANAFATAIMETFANPPDADFLKKRAKDFDSEKIADQYLSMMYQNE; encoded by the coding sequence ATGGTTGACATTACAATTATCACTTTTGACTTACGTTGTGGAGGTCTAGAAAGAGCATTTCTTGATCTTGCTATACAGTTTATAAAGAAAAAATATAAAGTTGAATTTTTAGTTATGCAGAAATTTGGCTCCTTACTTGATGAAGCTGAAAAAATATGCAAAATATATTCTTTAGATATTAAGAAAATAAGATATATTAGAAAACCATTAGCCAGCTACTTATCATCTAGAAAGCCTAAGATTGTTTTAGTTGGAATGTGGCCATTAACAATTTTAGTGCCAATGATTGTAAAGATAAATAACTATTCAAATAGGTTAAAAACACGAGTATTAATTAGTGAACAGGTAATGTTATCAATTAAGGGCGATGATTGGAGGAAACCTTATTTTATGCATAGTTTTATAATGAGAGCTACAATGTTTTTGGGATATCGCCTATCAGATTATAGAGTTGCGACTTCATATGGTGTTTTAAGTGATATTGCCAGTCTGTCTTGTTTAAGTAAATCCAAATTTAATGTAATATACAATCCCTTGCGAAAGTTACCTATGCCAACCAACAAAGAGCTAGAAATAGTTAATAACCTGTGGAAAAGTCCATTTGGTAATAGGATTTTGTGCGTAGCACGGCTGAAGCGTCAAAAAAATCACAAGCTACTACTTGATGCCTTTTATATACTTTTTAATCAAAATTTACCAAACTTGTCTTTGATGATTGTAGGCGAAGGTGAATTGCAAAATGAATTGACTGATTACTGTAATAATTTGGGTATTTCTGAGAAAGTAACCTTTGCAGGACTATGCATAAATCCAGCACCTTTTTATTGTACTGCAAATCTTTTTGCACTTTCTTCTGACTTTGAAGGCTTTGGTAACGTTTTAATTGAAGCTTTATCCATGGGTTTACCTGTTGTATCCACAGACTGTCCGAGCGGTCCAAGAGAAATTTTATCTGATGGAAAGTATGGTAAGCTAGTACCTGTGGGTAATGCTAACGCATTTGCAACTGCTATCATGGAAACGTTTGCTAATCCTCCTGACGCAGATTTCCTAAAGAAACGAGCGAAAGATTTTGACTCCGAAAAAATTGCAGATCAATACTTGTCTATGATGTATCAAAATGAGTAG
- a CDS encoding transposase, with product MYAKVAGDDQCGAQTQPVLATAATTRTTIYLTFKIIAKPRRAVMEGINNKLKLIKRQAYGFANFDNFRAPLLACFCH from the coding sequence TTGTATGCGAAAGTTGCTGGTGATGATCAATGCGGTGCTCAAACACAACCAGTCTTAGCAACCGCAGCCACCACACGTACCACAATCTACTTGACTTTCAAGATAATCGCTAAACCCAGAAGAGCTGTCATGGAGGGGATTAACAATAAACTGAAACTCATCAAACGACAAGCCTACGGTTTTGCTAACTTTGATAACTTCCGTGCCCCACTCCTCGCCTGTTTCTGTCATTAG
- a CDS encoding IS110 family transposase, producing MTETVQALSSLDVALVVLEATGGMEHAITTALSQAGIAVVVSNPRRVRDFAKALGKLAKTDRIDAQVLARYGEAVQPDVRALASEAAKALQELVRRRQPLVEMVSAERNRRSIARSERAKAQIDRHIEWLKEEVKSLDAQIQTHLNQSQQCQRQQVVLQSVLGVGVVTSRTLIALLPELGQLTRQQIAALVGVAPMNCDSGKMRGKHFVMDGSSAVRSVLYMAALVATQFNLVIQAFYHRLLTQGKPKTLALVACMRKLLVMINAVLKHNQS from the coding sequence ATTACTGAGACCGTTCAAGCGTTATCCTCACTTGACGTTGCCTTGGTGGTTTTAGAAGCCACAGGCGGCATGGAACACGCCATCACAACTGCCCTCAGTCAAGCAGGTATCGCCGTCGTGGTGAGCAATCCCCGTAGGGTGCGAGACTTCGCCAAAGCGCTGGGCAAACTCGCGAAAACCGACCGCATTGATGCCCAAGTGCTGGCTCGTTATGGAGAAGCCGTGCAACCAGACGTGCGAGCCTTAGCATCAGAAGCCGCCAAAGCGTTGCAAGAGTTGGTGAGGCGGCGACAACCGTTGGTCGAGATGGTGAGTGCTGAACGCAACCGCAGAAGCATTGCTCGTTCTGAGCGTGCCAAAGCGCAAATCGACCGTCACATTGAATGGTTGAAGGAAGAGGTCAAAAGTCTAGATGCGCAGATTCAAACTCACCTCAATCAGTCGCAGCAATGCCAGCGGCAACAGGTGGTCTTGCAGTCAGTGCTCGGGGTCGGAGTCGTCACGTCTAGGACCCTGATTGCTCTCCTACCTGAACTCGGACAATTGACGCGCCAGCAGATTGCCGCACTGGTTGGGGTGGCTCCCATGAATTGTGATAGCGGCAAGATGCGAGGCAAGCACTTTGTCATGGATGGTAGCAGTGCCGTCCGTTCAGTCTTGTATATGGCAGCGTTGGTGGCCACCCAGTTTAATCTAGTGATTCAAGCCTTCTACCACCGATTGTTGACTCAAGGCAAACCGAAGACGTTAGCACTGGTGGCTTGTATGCGAAAGTTGCTGGTGATGATCAATGCGGTGCTCAAACACAACCAGTCTTAG
- a CDS encoding NAD-dependent epimerase, protein MNVLVTGVAGFIGNAVALKLLQRGDIVIGLDNLNDYYDVNLKKARLDRLACFQETGQFVFRKLDLADRSGVSQLLADYSPQRVIHLAAQAGVRYSIEQPLAYIDSNIVGFTHILEGCRHHQVEHLVYASSSSVYGANKKLPFSVHDNVDHPLSLYAATKKANELMAHTYSYLYGIPTTGLRFFTVYGPWGRPDMALFKFTQAILNNQPLPVFNYGKHRRDFTYIDDIVEGIIRVLDRPATPNPHWDGNVPDPGTSLAPWRVYNIGAYTPVELLRYIELLETYLGKKAQLNLLPLQPGDVPDTHADVRALKEDTGYEPTTPVEVGVQRFVEWYCDFYQVEI, encoded by the coding sequence ATGAATGTTTTAGTAACGGGTGTGGCAGGCTTTATTGGCAATGCGGTGGCATTAAAACTTCTCCAGCGGGGCGATATTGTCATTGGCCTTGATAACTTAAACGACTACTATGATGTCAACCTCAAAAAGGCTCGGCTAGATCGGCTAGCTTGCTTTCAGGAAACAGGTCAGTTTGTTTTTAGAAAACTTGACTTGGCAGATCGTTCGGGTGTGAGTCAGCTTTTGGCCGACTATTCCCCCCAGCGTGTGATTCACCTTGCGGCTCAGGCGGGAGTGCGCTACTCCATTGAGCAGCCATTAGCGTATATCGATAGCAATATCGTTGGCTTTACCCACATTCTTGAAGGCTGCCGACACCATCAGGTTGAGCACCTTGTCTATGCCAGTAGTTCCAGCGTCTATGGTGCCAATAAGAAACTGCCATTTTCAGTTCATGATAATGTGGATCATCCCCTAAGTTTATACGCTGCCACCAAAAAGGCAAACGAATTGATGGCGCATACCTATAGCTATCTTTATGGCATTCCAACCACAGGACTGCGCTTTTTCACCGTTTATGGGCCGTGGGGACGACCCGATATGGCGCTGTTTAAGTTCACGCAGGCGATCCTGAACAATCAACCCCTGCCCGTCTTTAACTATGGCAAGCATCGTCGTGACTTTACCTACATCGATGACATTGTGGAGGGCATTATTCGGGTGCTGGATCGACCGGCCACCCCCAATCCCCACTGGGATGGCAATGTGCCAGATCCGGGTACCAGCCTAGCGCCATGGCGAGTCTATAATATCGGTGCCTACACGCCTGTTGAACTGTTGCGCTATATTGAGCTTCTAGAAACCTATCTTGGTAAAAAAGCACAATTGAACCTCTTGCCTCTCCAACCCGGTGATGTCCCCGATACCCATGCGGATGTTCGTGCCCTCAAAGAGGATACGGGCTATGAGCCAACGACTCCCGTTGAGGTAGGGGTACAACGATTTGTGGAATGGTATTGTGATTTTTATCAAGTTGAGATTTAG
- the tviB gene encoding Vi polysaccharide biosynthesis UDP-N-acetylglucosamine C-6 dehydrogenase TviB → MPLDSLKTPRIAVIGLGYVGLPLAVEFGKVYHTTGYDVNAQRIAELLEGNDQTGEVTKADLQASVLLSYTNSLDALKRCNIFIVAVPTPIDRYKIPDLTPLKKASASIGRVLSPNCVVIYESTVYPGVTEEVCVPILEQESGLRFNQDFFVGYSPERINPGDPDHRLTTIKKVTSGSTPETADFVDRLYASIIPAGTHKASSIRVAEAAKVIENIQRDINIAFVNELSLIFNLLGIDTEEVLAAASTKWNFLPFRPGLVGGHCIGVDPYYLTYKAIAHNYHPELILAGRRINDNMGFYVAAQFLKLLAKKGISLSASRILVMGLTFKENCPDLRNTRVVDIITELKSYGLQVDVYDPWVDAAQADIEYGIQLIDHLQPNTWDGIIIAVAHQEFRDMGSTGIRQFLKDPGVLYDVKWILAKEDVDGRL, encoded by the coding sequence ATGCCTCTCGATTCCCTGAAAACCCCACGAATCGCCGTCATTGGGCTAGGTTATGTTGGCCTGCCATTAGCTGTTGAATTCGGCAAGGTCTACCATACGACTGGTTATGATGTCAATGCTCAACGGATTGCCGAGCTACTTGAAGGCAATGACCAAACGGGAGAAGTGACCAAAGCTGATTTACAAGCATCTGTACTCTTAAGCTACACAAATAGTTTAGATGCTCTGAAACGTTGCAACATCTTTATCGTTGCTGTACCCACTCCCATTGACCGCTATAAAATCCCTGATTTGACACCCCTTAAGAAGGCTTCTGCCAGTATTGGCCGCGTTTTGTCCCCCAATTGTGTGGTGATTTATGAATCGACGGTGTATCCGGGAGTTACAGAAGAGGTCTGCGTTCCCATTCTTGAGCAGGAATCGGGACTAAGATTTAATCAGGATTTTTTTGTTGGTTATAGTCCCGAGCGCATTAATCCGGGAGATCCAGACCATCGTTTAACAACGATTAAAAAGGTGACTTCAGGTTCCACCCCTGAAACTGCTGACTTTGTGGATCGGCTATATGCATCTATTATCCCTGCAGGAACGCACAAAGCTAGCTCAATTAGGGTGGCAGAAGCGGCAAAAGTAATTGAAAATATTCAGCGAGACATCAATATTGCTTTTGTAAATGAACTATCCTTGATTTTTAACCTATTGGGCATTGATACAGAAGAAGTCTTAGCCGCTGCCAGCACAAAGTGGAATTTTTTACCCTTTCGTCCGGGGTTAGTGGGGGGGCACTGTATTGGTGTTGATCCCTACTATTTAACCTATAAGGCGATCGCCCACAACTATCATCCTGAGTTAATTCTGGCAGGTCGCCGCATCAATGACAACATGGGCTTTTATGTGGCCGCCCAATTTCTGAAACTACTAGCTAAAAAAGGAATTAGTCTCTCTGCATCTCGTATTTTAGTCATGGGCTTAACCTTCAAAGAAAACTGTCCAGACCTACGGAATACTCGTGTTGTCGATATTATTACTGAACTTAAGAGCTATGGTCTGCAGGTTGATGTTTATGATCCATGGGTTGATGCTGCACAGGCTGATATAGAGTATGGCATTCAACTGATTGATCATCTACAGCCCAACACTTGGGATGGCATTATCATTGCGGTGGCTCATCAAGAATTTCGCGACATGGGAAGTACTGGCATTCGGCAATTCCTGAAGGATCCCGGTGTTCTCTATGATGTGAAGTGGATTCTAGCCAAAGAAGATGTGGATGGACGGCTGTAG